Proteins from a genomic interval of Oryctolagus cuniculus chromosome 8, mOryCun1.1, whole genome shotgun sequence:
- the EGR3 gene encoding early growth response protein 3 isoform X2 yields MTGKVADKLAATMSSLLNQLPDSLYPEEIPSALNLFSGSSGDSVAHYSQMATENVMDIGLTNEKPNPELSYSGSFQPAPGNKTVTYLGKFAFDSPSNWCQDNIISLMSAGILGVPPASGALSTQTSTASMVQPPQGDVEAMYPALPPYSNCGDLYSEPVPFHDPQGNPGLAYSPQDYQSAKPALDSNLFPMIPDYNLYHHPNDMGSIPEHKPFQGMDPIRVNPPPITPLETIKAFKDKQIHPGFGSLPQPPLTLKPIRPRKYPNRPSKTPLHERPHACPAEGCDRRFSRSDELTRHLRIHTGHKPFQCRICMRSFSRSDHLTTHIRTHTGEKPFACEFCGRKFARSDERKRHAKIHLKQKEKKAEKGGAPSASSAPPVSLAPVVTTCA; encoded by the exons ATGACCGGCAAAGTCGCGGATAAGCTGGCGGCGACCATGAGCAGTTTGCTAAACCAACTGCCTGACAGTCTGTACCCCGAGGAGATTCCCAGCGCGCTCAACCTCTTCTCCGGCAGCAGCGGCGACTCGGTGGCCCATTACAGTCAGATGGCTACAG AGAATGTGATGGACATCGGTCTGACCAACGAGAAGCCCAACCCGGAACTCTCGTACTCCGGCTCCTTCCAGCCGGCCCCCGGCAACAAGACCGTGACCTACTTGGGAAAGTTCGCGTTTGACTCCCCTTCCAACTGGTGCCAAGACAACATCATCAGCCTCATGAGCGCCGGCATCTTGGGGGTGCCCCCGGCCTCGGGGGCGCTCAGCACGCAGACGTCCACCGCCAGCATGGTGCAGCCGCCGCAGGGCGACGTGGAGGCCATGTACCCGGCGCTGCCCCCCTATTCCAACTGTGGCGATCTCTACTCGGAGCCCGTGCCTTTCCACGACCCCCAGGGCAACCCCGGGCTCGCCTATTCCCCCCAGGATTACCAATCGGCCAAGCCGGCCCTGGACAGCAACCTCTTTCCCATGATCCCCGACTACAACCTGTACCACCACCCCAACGACATGGGCTCCATCCCGGAGCACAAGCCCTTCCAGGGCATGGACCCCATCCGCGTCAACCCGCCCCCTATCACCCCGCTGGAGACCATCAAGGCGTTCAAGGACAAGCAGATCCACCCGGGCTTCGGCAGCCTGCCCCAGCCGCCGCTCACGCTCAAGCCCATCCGGCCCCGCAAGTACCCCAACCGGCCTAGCAAGACCCCGCTGCACGAGCGGCCGCACGCCTGCCCGGCCGAGGGCTGCGACCGCCGCTTCAGCCGCTCGGACGAGCTGACTCGGCACCTACGCATCCACACCGGCCACAAGCCCTTCCAGTGCCGGATCTGCATGCGGAGCTTCAGCCGCAGCGACCACCTCACCACTCACATCCGCACCCACACGGGCGAGAAGCCCTTCGCCTGCGAGTTCTGCGGGCGCAAGTTTGCGCGCAGCGACGAGCGCAAGCGCCATGCCAAGATCCACCTCAAGCAGAAGGAGAAGAAGGCGGAGAAAGGGGGCGCGCCCTCCGCGTCCTCGGCGCCCCCGGTGTCCCTGGCCCCTGTGGTCACCACCTGCGCCTGA
- the EGR3 gene encoding early growth response protein 3 isoform X5: protein MHGWKASLPPGMEPCAAWSPRGGRENVMDIGLTNEKPNPELSYSGSFQPAPGNKTVTYLGKFAFDSPSNWCQDNIISLMSAGILGVPPASGALSTQTSTASMVQPPQGDVEAMYPALPPYSNCGDLYSEPVPFHDPQGNPGLAYSPQDYQSAKPALDSNLFPMIPDYNLYHHPNDMGSIPEHKPFQGMDPIRVNPPPITPLETIKAFKDKQIHPGFGSLPQPPLTLKPIRPRKYPNRPSKTPLHERPHACPAEGCDRRFSRSDELTRHLRIHTGHKPFQCRICMRSFSRSDHLTTHIRTHTGEKPFACEFCGRKFARSDERKRHAKIHLKQKEKKAEKGGAPSASSAPPVSLAPVVTTCA, encoded by the exons atgcatggatggaagGCGAG cctcccacccGGGATGGAGCCATGTGCGGCGTGGAGTCCCCGCGGTGGGAGAG AGAATGTGATGGACATCGGTCTGACCAACGAGAAGCCCAACCCGGAACTCTCGTACTCCGGCTCCTTCCAGCCGGCCCCCGGCAACAAGACCGTGACCTACTTGGGAAAGTTCGCGTTTGACTCCCCTTCCAACTGGTGCCAAGACAACATCATCAGCCTCATGAGCGCCGGCATCTTGGGGGTGCCCCCGGCCTCGGGGGCGCTCAGCACGCAGACGTCCACCGCCAGCATGGTGCAGCCGCCGCAGGGCGACGTGGAGGCCATGTACCCGGCGCTGCCCCCCTATTCCAACTGTGGCGATCTCTACTCGGAGCCCGTGCCTTTCCACGACCCCCAGGGCAACCCCGGGCTCGCCTATTCCCCCCAGGATTACCAATCGGCCAAGCCGGCCCTGGACAGCAACCTCTTTCCCATGATCCCCGACTACAACCTGTACCACCACCCCAACGACATGGGCTCCATCCCGGAGCACAAGCCCTTCCAGGGCATGGACCCCATCCGCGTCAACCCGCCCCCTATCACCCCGCTGGAGACCATCAAGGCGTTCAAGGACAAGCAGATCCACCCGGGCTTCGGCAGCCTGCCCCAGCCGCCGCTCACGCTCAAGCCCATCCGGCCCCGCAAGTACCCCAACCGGCCTAGCAAGACCCCGCTGCACGAGCGGCCGCACGCCTGCCCGGCCGAGGGCTGCGACCGCCGCTTCAGCCGCTCGGACGAGCTGACTCGGCACCTACGCATCCACACCGGCCACAAGCCCTTCCAGTGCCGGATCTGCATGCGGAGCTTCAGCCGCAGCGACCACCTCACCACTCACATCCGCACCCACACGGGCGAGAAGCCCTTCGCCTGCGAGTTCTGCGGGCGCAAGTTTGCGCGCAGCGACGAGCGCAAGCGCCATGCCAAGATCCACCTCAAGCAGAAGGAGAAGAAGGCGGAGAAAGGGGGCGCGCCCTCCGCGTCCTCGGCGCCCCCGGTGTCCCTGGCCCCTGTGGTCACCACCTGCGCCTGA
- the EGR3 gene encoding early growth response protein 3 isoform X1, translated as MDGRRGGGALGIFRGASRFAHPLLPPSPIGKARLATPRLEASVLPGGGGRRPEGENVMDIGLTNEKPNPELSYSGSFQPAPGNKTVTYLGKFAFDSPSNWCQDNIISLMSAGILGVPPASGALSTQTSTASMVQPPQGDVEAMYPALPPYSNCGDLYSEPVPFHDPQGNPGLAYSPQDYQSAKPALDSNLFPMIPDYNLYHHPNDMGSIPEHKPFQGMDPIRVNPPPITPLETIKAFKDKQIHPGFGSLPQPPLTLKPIRPRKYPNRPSKTPLHERPHACPAEGCDRRFSRSDELTRHLRIHTGHKPFQCRICMRSFSRSDHLTTHIRTHTGEKPFACEFCGRKFARSDERKRHAKIHLKQKEKKAEKGGAPSASSAPPVSLAPVVTTCA; from the exons atggatggaagGCGAGGTGGGGGCGCGCTGGGAATTTTCCGGGGGGCGAGCCGCTTTGCCCACCCACTCCTCCCGCCCTCCCCGATCGGGAAGGCTCGCTTGGCGACGCCACGATTAGAGGCTTCGGTTCTCCCGGGTGGGGGCGGCCGCCGACCGGAGGGAG AGAATGTGATGGACATCGGTCTGACCAACGAGAAGCCCAACCCGGAACTCTCGTACTCCGGCTCCTTCCAGCCGGCCCCCGGCAACAAGACCGTGACCTACTTGGGAAAGTTCGCGTTTGACTCCCCTTCCAACTGGTGCCAAGACAACATCATCAGCCTCATGAGCGCCGGCATCTTGGGGGTGCCCCCGGCCTCGGGGGCGCTCAGCACGCAGACGTCCACCGCCAGCATGGTGCAGCCGCCGCAGGGCGACGTGGAGGCCATGTACCCGGCGCTGCCCCCCTATTCCAACTGTGGCGATCTCTACTCGGAGCCCGTGCCTTTCCACGACCCCCAGGGCAACCCCGGGCTCGCCTATTCCCCCCAGGATTACCAATCGGCCAAGCCGGCCCTGGACAGCAACCTCTTTCCCATGATCCCCGACTACAACCTGTACCACCACCCCAACGACATGGGCTCCATCCCGGAGCACAAGCCCTTCCAGGGCATGGACCCCATCCGCGTCAACCCGCCCCCTATCACCCCGCTGGAGACCATCAAGGCGTTCAAGGACAAGCAGATCCACCCGGGCTTCGGCAGCCTGCCCCAGCCGCCGCTCACGCTCAAGCCCATCCGGCCCCGCAAGTACCCCAACCGGCCTAGCAAGACCCCGCTGCACGAGCGGCCGCACGCCTGCCCGGCCGAGGGCTGCGACCGCCGCTTCAGCCGCTCGGACGAGCTGACTCGGCACCTACGCATCCACACCGGCCACAAGCCCTTCCAGTGCCGGATCTGCATGCGGAGCTTCAGCCGCAGCGACCACCTCACCACTCACATCCGCACCCACACGGGCGAGAAGCCCTTCGCCTGCGAGTTCTGCGGGCGCAAGTTTGCGCGCAGCGACGAGCGCAAGCGCCATGCCAAGATCCACCTCAAGCAGAAGGAGAAGAAGGCGGAGAAAGGGGGCGCGCCCTCCGCGTCCTCGGCGCCCCCGGTGTCCCTGGCCCCTGTGGTCACCACCTGCGCCTGA
- the EGR3 gene encoding early growth response protein 3 isoform X4: MDGRRENVMDIGLTNEKPNPELSYSGSFQPAPGNKTVTYLGKFAFDSPSNWCQDNIISLMSAGILGVPPASGALSTQTSTASMVQPPQGDVEAMYPALPPYSNCGDLYSEPVPFHDPQGNPGLAYSPQDYQSAKPALDSNLFPMIPDYNLYHHPNDMGSIPEHKPFQGMDPIRVNPPPITPLETIKAFKDKQIHPGFGSLPQPPLTLKPIRPRKYPNRPSKTPLHERPHACPAEGCDRRFSRSDELTRHLRIHTGHKPFQCRICMRSFSRSDHLTTHIRTHTGEKPFACEFCGRKFARSDERKRHAKIHLKQKEKKAEKGGAPSASSAPPVSLAPVVTTCA; this comes from the exons atggatggaagGCGAG AGAATGTGATGGACATCGGTCTGACCAACGAGAAGCCCAACCCGGAACTCTCGTACTCCGGCTCCTTCCAGCCGGCCCCCGGCAACAAGACCGTGACCTACTTGGGAAAGTTCGCGTTTGACTCCCCTTCCAACTGGTGCCAAGACAACATCATCAGCCTCATGAGCGCCGGCATCTTGGGGGTGCCCCCGGCCTCGGGGGCGCTCAGCACGCAGACGTCCACCGCCAGCATGGTGCAGCCGCCGCAGGGCGACGTGGAGGCCATGTACCCGGCGCTGCCCCCCTATTCCAACTGTGGCGATCTCTACTCGGAGCCCGTGCCTTTCCACGACCCCCAGGGCAACCCCGGGCTCGCCTATTCCCCCCAGGATTACCAATCGGCCAAGCCGGCCCTGGACAGCAACCTCTTTCCCATGATCCCCGACTACAACCTGTACCACCACCCCAACGACATGGGCTCCATCCCGGAGCACAAGCCCTTCCAGGGCATGGACCCCATCCGCGTCAACCCGCCCCCTATCACCCCGCTGGAGACCATCAAGGCGTTCAAGGACAAGCAGATCCACCCGGGCTTCGGCAGCCTGCCCCAGCCGCCGCTCACGCTCAAGCCCATCCGGCCCCGCAAGTACCCCAACCGGCCTAGCAAGACCCCGCTGCACGAGCGGCCGCACGCCTGCCCGGCCGAGGGCTGCGACCGCCGCTTCAGCCGCTCGGACGAGCTGACTCGGCACCTACGCATCCACACCGGCCACAAGCCCTTCCAGTGCCGGATCTGCATGCGGAGCTTCAGCCGCAGCGACCACCTCACCACTCACATCCGCACCCACACGGGCGAGAAGCCCTTCGCCTGCGAGTTCTGCGGGCGCAAGTTTGCGCGCAGCGACGAGCGCAAGCGCCATGCCAAGATCCACCTCAAGCAGAAGGAGAAGAAGGCGGAGAAAGGGGGCGCGCCCTCCGCGTCCTCGGCGCCCCCGGTGTCCCTGGCCCCTGTGGTCACCACCTGCGCCTGA
- the EGR3 gene encoding early growth response protein 3 isoform X3 codes for MEPCAAWSPRGGRENVMDIGLTNEKPNPELSYSGSFQPAPGNKTVTYLGKFAFDSPSNWCQDNIISLMSAGILGVPPASGALSTQTSTASMVQPPQGDVEAMYPALPPYSNCGDLYSEPVPFHDPQGNPGLAYSPQDYQSAKPALDSNLFPMIPDYNLYHHPNDMGSIPEHKPFQGMDPIRVNPPPITPLETIKAFKDKQIHPGFGSLPQPPLTLKPIRPRKYPNRPSKTPLHERPHACPAEGCDRRFSRSDELTRHLRIHTGHKPFQCRICMRSFSRSDHLTTHIRTHTGEKPFACEFCGRKFARSDERKRHAKIHLKQKEKKAEKGGAPSASSAPPVSLAPVVTTCA; via the exons ATGGAGCCATGTGCGGCGTGGAGTCCCCGCGGTGGGAGAG AGAATGTGATGGACATCGGTCTGACCAACGAGAAGCCCAACCCGGAACTCTCGTACTCCGGCTCCTTCCAGCCGGCCCCCGGCAACAAGACCGTGACCTACTTGGGAAAGTTCGCGTTTGACTCCCCTTCCAACTGGTGCCAAGACAACATCATCAGCCTCATGAGCGCCGGCATCTTGGGGGTGCCCCCGGCCTCGGGGGCGCTCAGCACGCAGACGTCCACCGCCAGCATGGTGCAGCCGCCGCAGGGCGACGTGGAGGCCATGTACCCGGCGCTGCCCCCCTATTCCAACTGTGGCGATCTCTACTCGGAGCCCGTGCCTTTCCACGACCCCCAGGGCAACCCCGGGCTCGCCTATTCCCCCCAGGATTACCAATCGGCCAAGCCGGCCCTGGACAGCAACCTCTTTCCCATGATCCCCGACTACAACCTGTACCACCACCCCAACGACATGGGCTCCATCCCGGAGCACAAGCCCTTCCAGGGCATGGACCCCATCCGCGTCAACCCGCCCCCTATCACCCCGCTGGAGACCATCAAGGCGTTCAAGGACAAGCAGATCCACCCGGGCTTCGGCAGCCTGCCCCAGCCGCCGCTCACGCTCAAGCCCATCCGGCCCCGCAAGTACCCCAACCGGCCTAGCAAGACCCCGCTGCACGAGCGGCCGCACGCCTGCCCGGCCGAGGGCTGCGACCGCCGCTTCAGCCGCTCGGACGAGCTGACTCGGCACCTACGCATCCACACCGGCCACAAGCCCTTCCAGTGCCGGATCTGCATGCGGAGCTTCAGCCGCAGCGACCACCTCACCACTCACATCCGCACCCACACGGGCGAGAAGCCCTTCGCCTGCGAGTTCTGCGGGCGCAAGTTTGCGCGCAGCGACGAGCGCAAGCGCCATGCCAAGATCCACCTCAAGCAGAAGGAGAAGAAGGCGGAGAAAGGGGGCGCGCCCTCCGCGTCCTCGGCGCCCCCGGTGTCCCTGGCCCCTGTGGTCACCACCTGCGCCTGA